TCTAGATCCTGTGCCAGTGTGATGATGCTGGCTCGGGTAATGCCTTCTAAAATGTCCTGATCAACACTGGGGGTAATCAATTGGCCATTTCTGACCAGAAATAAATTCATGGCCGATGCCTCGCTGACCTTACCCTGAGAGTTCATCAAAATTGCTTCATCAAACCCTGAAGCAACCGCTTCTGTTTTTGCTAGGGCTGATGCAATATATGCAGCACTCGACTTGCCTCGCAGGGGCTGGCTGCGATCTTCCTGTCGTAGCCAAGAGCTGATTCGACATCGTACACCGCCTTGGTGCAAGTAATCTCCCATTTCTAGGCCATAGATTAACAGGTCTTTGTCGACATCATGGAGTCGGGGTGCAATGCCCAGGCTTGAGGTGTAGATCAACGGCCGGATATAGAAGGAGGTTTGGGGCTGGTTGCGGCGAACAAATTCAACAAATGTTGCTTCTAGGTCGATGGGGTCAATATCGGTATTGAGATATTTAGCACTCTGACTCAATCGCCGACAGTGATCCGTAAGACGAAACAACATCATCTGTTTGGAGTCATGGGGAGAGGGCACTCCTCGAATTCCACCTAGGACAGAGGTGCCGTAGTGAAGCGCGTGGGTGGCAATGGAAAGTTGGGCTTCAGGAAAGGGGCAGAATTTTCCTGCCAAGAAAGCTATGGGCAGAAATTCTGGAACAGGAGTCGCTGCTGGTAATTCGGGTTGAGTGAGGAGTGTCATGATACAGCACTTGCAAAAGGTTCACGATGAACTTTAAAATAGCACCACTCTTTAGTGGTGTCATCTAATGAGCGATGCCCAGTACTTAGAAAGCCTTGTAGATTTGGGATTGACTCGGTATCAGGCCGCTGTCTATTTGGCTCTGATGGATCGGCAGGACTTTACGCCTGCTCAGATTGCGACCCGTGCTCAAGTTCCTCGGCAGCGGATTTATGATGTCTTGGCATCACTGTGCGATCGCGGTTTATGTCTCGAACGCCATTCTGGTCGGCAACGGATTTTCCAAGCTGTGGATCCGTCCCAGGCTCTACCCACCCTGCTGCAAGAAAAACAGAAACAATTCAACGCCGAACTTCAGCGACAAGAACAACAGACGCATCTTGCCATCAACGCCCTTGCCCCCCTGTATACCCAAGGCCACAACACCCAAGATCCTCTGGCTTATATTGATGTCATCTCTGAGCCGAATCGGATTACGGACTGTGGCGTTAAACTTTCCCAAGCGGCCCAATCCTCGATCAGTGTTTTCTTCACCTACCCGTCTTTACTGAGTCATGAAAACGGGCTCACCCTCGTGCAAGATCCACTTCAGCGCGGTATCTGCTATCGTACGATCTACGAACACAACATCTGGCAAGATCCCAGTAGCCAAGATTTTATTCGCCAGTGCCAAGACTGGGGGCAGCACGTTCGTTTTGTGAATGAGGTGCCGTTCAAAATGCAGCTTTTTGATCAGAAAATTACATTACTTTCTCTGCAGGACCCCTTATTGGGAACGCCTAGCTTTACGGCCTTAAATATTACCCATCCAGGACTAGGGGGAATGCTCAATATTGCCTTTGAATCCTTGTGGGCACAGGGCACATCTGAACCTCTACAGACTTAATTCAACGGATTTATAGTGTCTCAGAAAGCTGATGGGCAACTTACCCAGAAGCCTTTTACAAGACAACGGACTTCTCTCAACGATAAATTTAGGATTCTGAAAAGAAAGTTTACGTTGAGTCCCTTAAATGATAGGTTTAGAGATGGCGAAATCATACGTCTAAGCTGCGCGTAAAAGCAGTTATAACAGTCATCACAACTAGAGTAGGCGTGAGCATGGTCACCACCGCGAATAAGAATACTGGTTACATTTCTCAAATTATTGGTCCTGTTTTGGACGTTGAATTCCCTAGTGGGAAGTTACCCAAGATTTATAACGCCTTGAAGGCAACAGGTAAGAATTCTGCCGGAGACGATGTTTCTGTCACTTGCGAAGTACAGCAGCTTTTAGGCGACAACCAAGTCCGCGCTGTGTCCATGAGTTCCACGGACGGTCTTGTCCGAGGCATGGAAGTTACAGATTCGGGTGCCCCCATCCAAGTGCCCGTGGGTAAAGCAACCCTAGGCCGTATTTTTAACGTCTTGGGTGAGCCCGTAGACAATCAAGGAGAGGTGGGTACTGACGAAACTTTC
The Acaryochloris marina S15 genome window above contains:
- a CDS encoding branched-chain amino acid transaminase, which encodes MTLLTQPELPAATPVPEFLPIAFLAGKFCPFPEAQLSIATHALHYGTSVLGGIRGVPSPHDSKQMMLFRLTDHCRRLSQSAKYLNTDIDPIDLEATFVEFVRRNQPQTSFYIRPLIYTSSLGIAPRLHDVDKDLLIYGLEMGDYLHQGGVRCRISSWLRQEDRSQPLRGKSSAAYIASALAKTEAVASGFDEAILMNSQGKVSEASAMNLFLVRNGQLITPSVDQDILEGITRASIITLAQDLEIPVIERPVDKSELFIADEVFLCGTAAQISPVLEIETYKLPAHRPVSDQLRELMKNVMMGAEQRYSNWLKVIGLNS
- a CDS encoding TrmB family transcriptional regulator, which gives rise to MSDAQYLESLVDLGLTRYQAAVYLALMDRQDFTPAQIATRAQVPRQRIYDVLASLCDRGLCLERHSGRQRIFQAVDPSQALPTLLQEKQKQFNAELQRQEQQTHLAINALAPLYTQGHNTQDPLAYIDVISEPNRITDCGVKLSQAAQSSISVFFTYPSLLSHENGLTLVQDPLQRGICYRTIYEHNIWQDPSSQDFIRQCQDWGQHVRFVNEVPFKMQLFDQKITLLSLQDPLLGTPSFTALNITHPGLGGMLNIAFESLWAQGTSEPLQT